One genomic segment of Mytilus trossulus isolate FHL-02 chromosome 4, PNRI_Mtr1.1.1.hap1, whole genome shotgun sequence includes these proteins:
- the LOC134715716 gene encoding ubiquitin-like protein 7 — protein sequence MASLKICNRTVQGKTDKITLNFVNLKGNSLFLKEEVSKVINLPPSDIELIYCGKKLQDSEPLEGAGLKAGATVFALKKFLAEKDDSHDMMADVDVRQLTQTVRAALVTQDYSAIVERMVNNPETLENVIAASPGLEKDPVAIAMLQDRALLAILAHPGNIRQILEKHPAFGQAAMMVAAAVCEEGSKMEAGAERLAPGAYSFEQMSDDEDMEPQNRQGTSAPRSAITPAQLAAALASAGGPSQPEASPQPQGGPPIISSDFFSQAIDQAQQRTTAPSDDQIQQLRDMGITDEALARRALQATGGDLQAALDLIFGDGHF from the exons ATGGCGTCCTTAAAAATTTGTAACCGAACTGTACAAggaaaaactgacaaaataacACTTAATTTTGTAAATCTGAAAGGCaactcattgtttttaaaagagGAAGTTTCTAAAGTCATTAACTTACCTCCTTCTGACATCG aattaatTTACTGtggtaaaaaattacaagaCAGTGAACCACTAGAGGGTGCTGGTTTAAAAGCAGGTGCTACAGTTTTTGctttaaagaaatttttagCAGAGAAAGATGACTCACACg atatgaTGGCAGATGTAGATGTCAGACAGTTAACACAAACAGTTAGAGCAGCCTTGGTGACACAAGACTATTCTGCTATA gTAGAAAGAATGGTGAACAATCCAGAGACACTAGAAAATGTTATTGCAGCTTCTCCAGGCTTAGAGAAAGATCCAGTAGCTATtg ctaTGCTTCAAGACAGGGCTTTGTTAGCTATTTTAGCTCACCCTGGAAATATAAGaca AATTTTAGAGAAACATCCAGCATTTGGCCAAGCAGCAATGATGGTTGCAGCAGCTGTTTGCGAAGAAGGCTCTAAGATGGAGGCTGGTGCAGAAAGATTAGCCcctg GTGCCTACTCATTTGAACAAATGTCTGACGATGAAGATATGGAACCACAAAACAGACAAGGAACTTCC gctCCAAGATCAGCTATAACACCAGCACAGTTAGCAGCTGCCTTAGCCTCAGCAGGGGGCCCATCTCAGCCAGAAGCTAGTCCGCAACCTCAG GGAGGACCACCTATCATCTCTAGTGATTTCTTCTCACAAGCAATTGACCAAGCACAACAAAGAACGACTGCACCATCTGAT gaTCAGATACAACAGTTACGTGATATGGGTATAACTGATGAAGCTCTAGCTAGGAGAGCACTACAAGCAACTGGGGGAGATCTACAAGCAGCTCTTGATCTCATCTTTGGAGATggacatttttaa